The genomic stretch GATCATATGGGCGACCTCCTCGACACTCGCGGCGCGACGGATGATCGAACCGGGGCGGGCCTCCATGACAAACTCGGTGGCGACTTCCTCGATGGTGCGGCCCGATTGCGCCACGCGGCCGGCCAGCATATCGCGCAAACCGTCGCTCAGCGTCGGGCCGGGTAGGACCGAATTCACCGTCACGCCCGTCCCTGCGAGCCGCTTGGCCAGTCCCCGCGCCAGCGCCACATCCGCAGCCTTGCTCACACCGTAGTGGATCATCTCGGACGGGATGTTGAAGGACGACTCCGAGCCGAGCATGACGATGCGTCCCCAGCCCTTCGCGATCATTGCTGGGGCCAGCGCGCGACTGAGACGCATCGCACTCATGACGTTCACCTGCCAGTGGCGCTCCCATTCCGCGTCGTTTGTCTCGAAGTAGTCGCCGGGGGCAAATATCCCGGCGTTGTTGACGAGGATATCGACCTCTCCGGCACCATCGGCCAGACGGGAGCAGCCGTCTGCCGTCCCGAGGTCGGCCGCAGCGCCGTGCATGCCGAGCGCACCGGCCAGCTCGGTGACCTCTTCCGGATTCCGACCGTGAAGTATGACACTGGCGCCTGCCGCGGCCAGTCCCTTTGCCGTGGCGAGGCCAATCCCCTTGGTCGAGCCGGTAACAAGTGCGGTCTTGCCGTGAAGATCTATGTTCATCGGTCTTGTCCTTTCAGAAGAGTTGCGGAGACGGCGTCGGCCATGGCGCGGTTGCCTTGCGCGCCGGGGTGAAGGCGATCGCCGCTGTCGTGGTCCGGGTTCAGGCGCGCGTCATCCTCCGGGGCGCTCAGCACCCGGTCGAAATCCACGAGCCCATCGTGGAAATCCGCTTCGCGCAGCCAGTCGTTCAGCGCCCGGCGCAGGGCGTCCTTTTCGGGAGACCAGTAGGTCGCCTCCATCGGCGTGCCCGGCAGCGCGCCCTCAAAGGGCGGAACAGTTCCGAGGATCAGTTGCATACCTTGCGCGTGCACACGGGCCGCGATCTGCAGGAACCCGGCCTGAAGGCGCTCAAGACGCATCGGCGCCTCGTCCGGGGAAAACGGCGTACCCGGCCAGGCGATATCATTGGTCCCGATGAGCAGCACCAACGTATCCGCCGACGGCAGCGCGAGCACATCCTGTCCGAGGCGTGCCAGGACGCTGCAGCCCATGCCGTCACTCAGCAGTCGTCCGCCAGAGATGCCTGCGTTCACCACCGCGATGCCCTTCAACGAAAGGGTGCTGGCCAGGAAGTCGGGCCAGCGCGCCATGGCATCCATCGGGGCGCCATTGCCGTCGGTGATTGAATCTCCCATGGCGACAACCACCTGCCGCGCGGGGCGATCTGACAGCACCGCGCTGAGGGTCAGCCGCGCCGGGATCTCGGACAGCACCTTCGGGGCCTGCTCGTCCGCGTCGATCACGTAGCTCGTCTCGCGGGCGTCCCAGTGGAAATCCTGCGCAACAGCGTCCGGCCCGAAGGTCAGCGTGACGGCAACGCGATCCCCGGCCTCGGCCGCAAAAGGCACCGGGTCCGACACGAGAACTGCCCCCGGCGCAATGACGGCATCGTGCCTGCCGCCGAAGAGCACCTGTTGCGGGGCCTCGACACCTGCTGCGCCGCGACTGCGCGCCAGAGTTGCCGCATCGACCGGAAGGGGCTGGTTGCCGTGAATATTGGACAGTACCAGCCTTATCCTCCCGGCCGGAAAGCCAAGCGTCAGGGGTTGGCGGATCGTCGCACCGGCGATGCTATCTGGAAGGCCAGTCTCGAAAACAGAGGTGTCAGCCCAGACCGCTTGCGGGCTGGCCATCCAGGCTGGCGTCCAGCTTTCGGCCAATGCAGGGGCGGCGAGACTCAGTGTCAGAATTGTTGCCGGGAAAAGAGAGCGCATGTCAGGTCCTTTCGGGAATGAAGGCCAGGGCCAGGGCGGTCAGTGGCAGGAGGGCCGCAAGAAGCGGGAGGGAGGGCAGACCAAGACTCGCAGCGAGGGCCAAGCCTCCAAGCCATGCGCCGATGGCATTGCCGAGGTTGAAGGCGGAGATGTTGAGGGTGGCCCCGAGCGTATCGGCGCCATCGGGGCTGCGCGCCATCATGTGGGATTGCAGTGGGGCGAGCGTGGCAAATGCCAGCAGTCCGAGCAGCACCATCGCGAGGGCCGCAAGCGACGGCAGGGACAAGGCCAGACGCAGCGCCAGAAGTACCGCGGCGAGACCTGCCAGAACCACCCGAACCGACGCACCTGGCCAGCGATCCGCCAGCCATCCGCCCGCGAGATTGCCACCGAAGACCCCCAATCCGAAGAGCAGCAGGTACAGCGCCACGCGCTCATCAGGCACGCCGGCCACATCGGTCAGCAGCGGGGTGATATAGGTGAAGACCATGAAGACGCCCGCGTAGCCCAGGGCCGTCATCGTGAGCGCCCGCCGCGGCGCCGGCCGCAGGAACAGCGCAAGCTGCCGCAGCTTCAGCGGTGTGCCAGCGTCGGTCTGCGGCACGAAGGCGGCGATTGCGGCCAAGGCCAGCGCCCCGATGCCCGCCACGGCCCAGAAGGTGGCGCGCCAGCCGAAAATCTGGCCCAGCCATGTGCCGAAGGGTAGGCCCAGCACCGTGGCAAGCGTCAGCCCGGTAAAGACAGTGGCGATGGCCGAGGCCTTGCGATGGGGCGGCACAATCGCCTGCGCAACGACAGACCCTGTCCCGAAAAAGGTGCCATGGGCGAAACCGGTGATCACCCGCGCCGTCAGGGCAAGTCCGAAGCCAGGAGCGAGGGCGCAGAGCAGGTTCCCGGCAGTGAATATGGTCATGACCAGCATCAGCACGGCCCGGTGCGGCAGGCGGCTCGCCGCGACTGCCAGCAGCGGGCCGCCTAAGGTGACGCCAAGCGCATAGCCGGTGATCAGCTGCCCTGCGGAGGGCAGGCTGACGCCGAAATCCTGCGCCACCTGCGGGAGCAGCCCCATGATGATGAACTCCGTGAGGCCGATGCCGAAGGCTCCGATCCCGAGAGCAATGAGAGGGGGCGTTCGCGCGGATGTCCCCGCCTTGTCCGCTTGTAGTGAAAGGTCCACCTGGCTGTCTCTTTATGATGCGTGGTGCGGCTGGGGAGAGACTGACAGGTCAGAACTTGTGATATAACTAGCTAAATGATAACAACTCTTATTCCTTCAATTCACGGGTTGTGCCGATGCGGGAAATCAATCGCCTACAGGAAATGGAAGTGTTCCTGGCCGTCGTCGACGAGGGCAGCTTTTCCGCCGCCGCGCTGGTCCGCAGCATGACACCTTCTGCCGTGTCCAAGACGATGTCACGTCTCGAGCAGCGGCTGGGGGCCATGCTGGTGCGTCGCACCACGCGCAGCATCGCAATCACCGAAGAAGGCGAGGCCTTCGCGCGCTCGGCCCGCAGTATCCTTGCCGCTCTCGATCAGGCCGAGCGGGAAGTCGGCTGCGGTCCGGTGGCTGGGACGGTGCGCATCGCGACCAGCGCCGCCTATGCAAACCACATTCTTGCACCGATCCTGCCTGTGCTCCTGCGTGAGCACCCGGAGCTCGAAGTGGAGCTGCTGATCGGGGATGGCCTGATCGACATGGGCGGGCGGCCGGTCGACCTTGGCATCAGGGCCGGACCGCTGCCGGACTCCGCGATGCGGGCCCGGTCGCTCGGGGTCAGCGAGATTGTCGCCGTCCGGGCTCCGGACGCGCCCGCCGGCACCTTGGGGTTCGCCTATGCCCGCCGCGATCCGATCTGGCGCGACACCAGCGCGCGCCTGCGTGCGACAGACGGTAATACGCTGGCCGCCCTGGCACAGCATGGCAATGGTGCCGCACGCGTGGGCCGGTTCCTCGTCCGGGACGACCTTGCCTCAGGCCGCTTGCAGCTTGTCCCGGAGGCGCAAGTCGCCCGCGAAGAATTCCACATCGTCTACCTCGGGAAATCGGCCGCGCTGCCCCCCCGCGTCTCCACTGTCATCGACTACCTCGTCCGCAAAGGCCGGGTTGATAGCTAGCGCTACGGCCACCGCTATTGGCAATAAAGGATTCGGAGCCGTTATGCGGCGATGCAGAACACTCC from Martelella sp. AD-3 encodes the following:
- a CDS encoding MFS transporter, encoding MDLSLQADKAGTSARTPPLIALGIGAFGIGLTEFIIMGLLPQVAQDFGVSLPSAGQLITGYALGVTLGGPLLAVAASRLPHRAVLMLVMTIFTAGNLLCALAPGFGLALTARVITGFAHGTFFGTGSVVAQAIVPPHRKASAIATVFTGLTLATVLGLPFGTWLGQIFGWRATFWAVAGIGALALAAIAAFVPQTDAGTPLKLRQLALFLRPAPRRALTMTALGYAGVFMVFTYITPLLTDVAGVPDERVALYLLLFGLGVFGGNLAGGWLADRWPGASVRVVLAGLAAVLLALRLALSLPSLAALAMVLLGLLAFATLAPLQSHMMARSPDGADTLGATLNISAFNLGNAIGAWLGGLALAASLGLPSLPLLAALLPLTALALAFIPERT
- a CDS encoding SDR family NAD(P)-dependent oxidoreductase, giving the protein MNIDLHGKTALVTGSTKGIGLATAKGLAAAGASVILHGRNPEEVTELAGALGMHGAAADLGTADGCSRLADGAGEVDILVNNAGIFAPGDYFETNDAEWERHWQVNVMSAMRLSRALAPAMIAKGWGRIVMLGSESSFNIPSEMIHYGVSKAADVALARGLAKRLAGTGVTVNSVLPGPTLSDGLRDMLAGRVAQSGRTIEEVATEFVMEARPGSIIRRAASVEEVAHMIVYACAPQASATTGASLRVDGGVVETL
- a CDS encoding LysR family transcriptional regulator, producing MREINRLQEMEVFLAVVDEGSFSAAALVRSMTPSAVSKTMSRLEQRLGAMLVRRTTRSIAITEEGEAFARSARSILAALDQAEREVGCGPVAGTVRIATSAAYANHILAPILPVLLREHPELEVELLIGDGLIDMGGRPVDLGIRAGPLPDSAMRARSLGVSEIVAVRAPDAPAGTLGFAYARRDPIWRDTSARLRATDGNTLAALAQHGNGAARVGRFLVRDDLASGRLQLVPEAQVAREEFHIVYLGKSAALPPRVSTVIDYLVRKGRVDS
- a CDS encoding SGNH/GDSL hydrolase family protein, with amino-acid sequence MRSLFPATILTLSLAAPALAESWTPAWMASPQAVWADTSVFETGLPDSIAGATIRQPLTLGFPAGRIRLVLSNIHGNQPLPVDAATLARSRGAAGVEAPQQVLFGGRHDAVIAPGAVLVSDPVPFAAEAGDRVAVTLTFGPDAVAQDFHWDARETSYVIDADEQAPKVLSEIPARLTLSAVLSDRPARQVVVAMGDSITDGNGAPMDAMARWPDFLASTLSLKGIAVVNAGISGGRLLSDGMGCSVLARLGQDVLALPSADTLVLLIGTNDIAWPGTPFSPDEAPMRLERLQAGFLQIAARVHAQGMQLILGTVPPFEGALPGTPMEATYWSPEKDALRRALNDWLREADFHDGLVDFDRVLSAPEDDARLNPDHDSGDRLHPGAQGNRAMADAVSATLLKGQDR